Proteins found in one Fulvitalea axinellae genomic segment:
- the kdsB gene encoding 3-deoxy-manno-octulosonate cytidylyltransferase, producing MSNKTVVVIPARLLSSRLPRKVILDLAGKPVVQWVYEKAMRAQGVDAVYIATDSEEVAQVCREFTDNVIMTRADHQSGTDRIAEAAEHIDADVVINVQGDEPLIDPEIISELANSFEGSDQSMGSVMTPLHDAHEVLNPNVVKVVTDRNGYALYFSRSPIPYARDAFETLREGVIPEGFQYHKHLGIYGYRKDFLLDYNKMEPTSLETSEKLEQLRALQNGHRIRMIETDYDCVGIDTAEDLEKARKLALETDNFATENR from the coding sequence ATGTCGAACAAAACCGTAGTTGTCATCCCCGCGCGCCTGCTTTCGAGCCGTTTGCCTCGCAAAGTGATCCTCGATTTGGCCGGAAAACCCGTAGTGCAATGGGTTTACGAAAAAGCCATGAGAGCCCAGGGGGTTGACGCCGTATACATAGCCACCGACAGCGAGGAAGTGGCGCAAGTTTGCCGGGAATTCACGGACAACGTAATCATGACCCGCGCCGACCACCAGTCCGGCACCGACCGCATAGCGGAAGCCGCCGAGCATATCGACGCCGACGTGGTAATCAACGTACAGGGCGACGAGCCGTTGATCGATCCGGAAATCATATCCGAACTGGCCAACAGCTTCGAAGGCTCCGACCAATCGATGGGAAGCGTAATGACGCCTCTCCACGACGCCCACGAGGTACTCAACCCAAATGTGGTAAAAGTGGTCACGGACCGAAACGGCTATGCGCTCTATTTTTCCCGCTCGCCGATTCCCTACGCCCGCGACGCCTTCGAAACGCTCCGCGAGGGCGTAATCCCCGAAGGGTTCCAATACCACAAGCATTTGGGCATTTACGGCTACCGCAAGGATTTCCTTTTGGATTATAACAAAATGGAACCCACCAGCCTGGAAACGTCCGAGAAGCTGGAACAGCTCCGCGCACTGCAAAACGGCCACCGCATCCGCATGATCGAAACCGACTACGACTGCGTAGGCATCGACACGGCGGAAGACTTGGAGAAGGCCCGCAAACTGGCGCTGGAAACCGATAACTTCGCCACAGAAAACAGGTAA
- a CDS encoding NUDIX hydrolase, giving the protein MIVFVNDVPLRIKKHRGDFPTEKYGWVGRGDEARLRPDEAEGNVLFLDVHKNFIDYIVAELRLGGFEKLKSVTVTTREKKAFKKHLKELFTVIEAAGGLVSNEAGESLLIYRLGRWDLPKGKLEGDESPAVGAVREVEEECGVEVTLGAPICKTWHTYSRNGKRILKCTHWYHMHLLSDEKMTPQVEEGIERVEWKSGKALKRALKGTYPSIKKVVSDAKKKPLKKKTKVCKCLRAL; this is encoded by the coding sequence ATGATCGTGTTTGTGAATGACGTCCCGTTGCGGATCAAGAAGCATAGGGGTGATTTTCCTACTGAAAAATACGGCTGGGTAGGGCGTGGCGACGAGGCCCGCCTAAGACCGGACGAGGCGGAAGGAAACGTGTTGTTTCTGGATGTGCATAAGAATTTTATCGACTATATAGTGGCTGAGCTCCGTTTGGGAGGCTTTGAGAAGCTGAAATCGGTGACTGTCACGACCCGGGAGAAGAAAGCTTTCAAGAAGCATCTTAAGGAACTTTTCACCGTCATAGAAGCGGCTGGAGGCTTAGTAAGTAACGAAGCCGGAGAGAGTCTTTTGATTTATCGCCTTGGACGTTGGGATCTGCCTAAGGGGAAACTTGAGGGAGACGAATCCCCGGCGGTAGGCGCCGTACGGGAAGTGGAGGAGGAATGCGGAGTGGAAGTGACGCTGGGCGCGCCGATCTGCAAAACCTGGCATACTTACTCACGTAACGGCAAACGCATACTGAAATGTACGCACTGGTACCACATGCATTTGCTCTCCGACGAAAAGATGACGCCACAGGTTGAGGAAGGAATCGAGAGGGTGGAATGGAAAAGCGGAAAAGCGCTGAAGCGCGCGCTCAAGGGTACGTATCCGTCGATTAAGAAAGTGGTGTCCGATGCCAAAAAGAAACCTTTGAAGAAAAAAACTAAGGTCTGTAAGTGTTTGCGAGCCTTGTAA
- a CDS encoding KpsF/GutQ family sugar-phosphate isomerase, with protein MTKIMDYAREVFEIEAKSIADLTGLLTEDFERAVEATLEAKGKLIVSGMGKSGIIGKKIAATLASTGTPSFFMHPGEAFHGDLGMVAPDDIVLLISNSGETDEMLKIVPFFKDSGNKTIAMTGKPESRLARHSDFHLNIAVEKEACPLSLAPTSSTTATLAMGDALAVALMKVRNFREENFARFHPGGSLGRRLLTKVSDLMRSENLPVLAPDATAMEIIQRISKGRLGLVIIEDKGKVTGIITDGDVRRAMENLEEGFFRLKASEIMSKKPKHIEADARVTEAEELMTQYKINSLLVTHEERLLGVIQIYDLNI; from the coding sequence ATGACTAAGATAATGGATTACGCCCGCGAGGTTTTCGAGATCGAAGCCAAATCCATCGCCGACCTTACCGGGCTGTTGACGGAAGATTTCGAACGTGCCGTAGAGGCCACGCTCGAAGCGAAGGGAAAACTGATTGTGTCCGGCATGGGCAAGTCCGGAATCATCGGAAAGAAAATCGCCGCCACGCTGGCCAGCACCGGCACGCCGAGCTTCTTTATGCATCCCGGCGAAGCCTTTCACGGCGACTTGGGCATGGTTGCGCCCGACGATATCGTGTTGCTGATTTCCAATTCGGGAGAAACGGACGAAATGCTCAAGATTGTCCCGTTCTTCAAGGACAGCGGCAACAAGACCATCGCCATGACTGGCAAACCGGAATCGCGCTTGGCACGCCACTCCGATTTCCACCTCAACATCGCCGTGGAAAAAGAGGCTTGTCCGCTCTCTCTCGCCCCCACTTCCTCAACCACCGCCACCCTCGCCATGGGCGACGCTTTGGCGGTCGCGCTGATGAAAGTACGGAACTTCAGGGAAGAGAATTTCGCGCGCTTCCACCCCGGCGGAAGCCTCGGCAGGCGCCTGCTCACCAAAGTTTCCGACCTTATGCGCTCGGAAAACCTTCCCGTGTTGGCCCCCGACGCCACCGCCATGGAAATCATCCAACGCATTTCCAAAGGAAGGCTCGGCCTGGTCATAATTGAGGACAAGGGGAAAGTAACCGGGATCATCACCGACGGCGACGTCCGGCGGGCTATGGAAAACCTTGAGGAAGGGTTTTTCCGCCTCAAAGCCTCGGAAATCATGTCGAAAAAGCCGAAACACATCGAAGCCGACGCTCGTGTGACGGAGGCGGAAGAATTGATGACCCAATACAAAATCAACTCTTTGCTCGTTACTCACGAGGAACGTCTGCTTGGCGTTATCCAGATTTACGACCTGAACATCTGA
- the kdsA gene encoding 3-deoxy-8-phosphooctulonate synthase: protein MTSQELFDKIKQGRFLISGPCVIENEDMILHLAEKVSKIADKHGWTYIFKASFDKANRTSISSYRGPGMEEGLRILAKVKSEFGLPLCTDIHETYQAEPVGEVVDILQIPAFLCRQTDLLVAAAKTDRIINIKKGQFLSGKDMQYPAQKVIDAGNDKVMLTERGNMMGYGDLVVDVRNLVDMRAFGHPVVMDVTHSTQKPGGLAGKSGGNREYAPYIAKMAASAGVDGFFFEVHENPEEALSDGPNMIQPENLDTLLTDIDRILG from the coding sequence ATGACATCGCAAGAACTTTTCGATAAAATCAAGCAAGGCAGATTCCTTATCTCAGGACCATGCGTGATCGAAAACGAAGACATGATCCTTCACTTGGCTGAGAAAGTATCCAAAATCGCCGACAAACACGGCTGGACTTACATCTTCAAAGCCTCTTTTGACAAAGCCAACCGCACCTCGATCAGCTCGTACCGCGGACCGGGCATGGAAGAAGGGCTTCGTATTTTGGCCAAAGTAAAAAGCGAATTCGGTTTGCCGCTTTGTACGGACATCCACGAGACTTACCAAGCAGAGCCGGTGGGCGAAGTTGTGGATATTCTTCAGATTCCGGCTTTCCTCTGCCGTCAAACCGACCTTCTAGTAGCGGCAGCTAAGACTGACCGTATCATCAACATCAAGAAAGGCCAGTTCCTTTCGGGCAAAGACATGCAATACCCGGCCCAGAAGGTAATCGACGCTGGAAACGACAAAGTGATGCTCACCGAGCGCGGCAATATGATGGGCTACGGCGATTTGGTTGTGGACGTCCGCAACTTGGTCGATATGCGCGCCTTCGGCCACCCTGTGGTTATGGACGTGACGCATTCCACCCAAAAGCCCGGCGGCTTGGCCGGCAAAAGTGGCGGGAACCGCGAATACGCCCCGTATATCGCCAAAATGGCCGCTTCGGCCGGCGTTGACGGTTTCTTCTTCGAAGTGCACGAAAACCCGGAGGAAGCGCTCTCAGACGGCCCTAACATGATCCAGCCGGAAAACTTGGACACACTCCTTACGGATATTGACAGAATTCTCGGGTAA